One Acidobacteriota bacterium genomic region harbors:
- a CDS encoding enoyl-CoA hydratase/isomerase family protein produces the protein MSSAASLDTSGFPHSELERLELEREDDLLWVRLADPKRANAFSPKMIGELSAVFSHPWREHGVRALLLAAKGKNFSAGADLGHLESLLTAGVEQNLEDSRGLRTLFESVLRQEALTVALVQGWCVAGGCGLATACDFVVAAENAHFMYSEVKIGFVPALVATYLPLRLRGSQIRELLLNPEPLGAREALAMGLANRCVPDGELETTGRELAVEILTKASSQSIAHTKSLLLDNLGKDLDQALAAAVEANAFSRATDDCRRGITTFLETKKPPTWR, from the coding sequence ATGAGTTCAGCAGCGTCCCTCGACACTAGCGGTTTTCCCCATTCAGAGCTAGAACGCCTGGAATTGGAGCGAGAAGACGACCTCCTGTGGGTACGCCTCGCCGATCCCAAGCGCGCCAACGCCTTCTCTCCGAAGATGATCGGCGAGCTCTCCGCCGTCTTCTCCCACCCCTGGCGCGAGCACGGGGTGCGGGCTCTGCTGCTCGCGGCGAAGGGCAAGAATTTCTCCGCCGGCGCCGACCTCGGCCATCTGGAGAGCCTGCTCACCGCTGGCGTGGAGCAGAATCTGGAGGACTCCCGGGGCCTGCGGACGCTCTTCGAATCGGTGCTCCGGCAAGAAGCCTTGACGGTGGCGCTGGTCCAGGGCTGGTGCGTCGCCGGCGGCTGTGGCCTGGCCACCGCCTGCGACTTCGTGGTGGCGGCGGAGAACGCCCACTTCATGTACAGCGAGGTCAAGATCGGCTTCGTCCCGGCGTTGGTGGCCACCTATCTGCCGCTGCGATTGCGCGGCTCCCAGATCCGCGAGCTGCTGCTCAATCCCGAGCCCCTGGGTGCCCGGGAGGCGCTGGCCATGGGATTGGCTAACCGCTGCGTGCCGGACGGCGAGCTGGAGACGACGGGCCGGGAGCTGGCGGTGGAGATCCTCACCAAGGCCAGCTCCCAGAGCATCGCCCACACCAAGTCCTTGCTCCTCGACAACCTCGGTAAGGATCTGGACCAGGCCCTGGCCGCCGCGGTGGAAGCCAACGCCTTCTCCCGCGCCACCGACGACTGCCGGCGCGGCATCACCACTTTCCTCGAAACCAAGAAGCCGCCGACCTGGAGATGA